The DNA region TCATCGCCCAGAAGGTCGCGTCGTACACGATGGGCAAGGCCGACGCTCTGCGCAAGGCCATGGGCAAGAAGAAGCTCGAAGTGCTCGAGGCCGAGTACAAGGGCTTCCGTGAGGGGATGACCGCCAACGGGTTCTCCGAAGGCGCCGTAAAGGCCCTGTGGGACACCATCCTTCCGTTCGCCGGCTACGCGTTCAACAAGTCACACGCGGCCGGCTACGGCTTGGTGTCCTACTGGACGGCCTACCTCAAGGCCAACTATCCGGCTGAGTACATGGCCGGTCTGCTCACCTCTGTCGGTGACGACAAGGACAAGGCTGCGGTCTACCTGGCCGACTGCCGACGCCTGGGCATCACGGTGTTGCCGCCCGACGTGAACGAGTCGGTGCAGAACTTCACCTCGGTCGGCGACGACATTCGGTTCGGGATGGGCGCCATTCGTAACGTGGGTGCCAACGTCGTGACGTCGCTGGTGAATACCCGCAACGAGAAGGGCAAGTACACCGACTTCTCGGACTACCTCAACAAGATCGACATCGCCGCCTGCAACAAGAAGGTGACCGAATCACTGATCAAGGCCGGCGCGTTCGATTCGCTCGGTCATCCCCGTAAAGGGTTGTTCCTGGTACACACCGACGCGGTGGACTCGGTTCTGGGTACCAAGAAGGCCGAGGCGATGGGACAGTTCGACCTGTTCGGCGGCGGTGACGGTTCGGGTGTCGACACCGGGGACGCGGCGTTCACTATCAAGGTTCCCGAGGACGAGTGGGAGGACAAGCACAAGCTGGCCCTGGAGCGCGAGATGCTTGGCCTGTACGTGTCGGGTCATCCGCTCAACGGCATCGCCCACATGCTGGCCGCGCAGGTTGACACCCAGATCCCGGCGATTCTTGACGGCGACATTCCCAACGAGACTCAGGTGCGGGTGGGGGGCATCCTGGCGTCGGTCAATCGCAGGGTGAACAAGAACGGACTACCTTGGGCCTCAGCGCAATTGGAGGACCTCACCGGCGGCATCGAGGTCCTGTTCTTCCCGCAGACCTACTCGATGTTCGGTGCTGAGATCGCCGACGACGTCGTCGTGCTGGTGGGTGCGAAGGTGGCCATCCGTGACGACCGGATCTCGTTGATCGCCAACGAGCTGGTGGTGCCGGACTTCTCGACCGCCCAGACGAACCGTCCGGTGGCGGTGAGTCTGCCGACACGACAGTGCACCGTCGACAAAGTCACCGCGCTCAAACAAGTGCTGGCCCGCCACCCAGGGCCCGCTCAGGTGCATCTGAGGTTGATCAGTGGGGAGCGGATCACCACGCTCGAGCTCGATCAGTCGCTGCGGGTGACGCCGTCCTCGGCGCTGATGGGTGATCTCAAAGAGCTGCTGGGTCCGGGCTGTCTGGGTGGATAGTCACGCGAGCCGAGTCACCGGTGCGACGCGCCGAGCGATGCTCCACCGATCCAGACCACGGTCGCAACGGCGGCCGAGGTGAGCACGGCCGGTGCCGCTGCCGCGGTGACAATGCCGACAACCACGAACGTCATCAGGCCCACCACCAGCGCCACCACCTTGTAGCGCGGCCACGGGACGCCGGCGATCGAGACCGTGGCAGCGCGGGGTGCGCCGAAATCGCGAGCATGTCCTGCCGTGGTCATAACACAACGATAGCCCGTACTGAAGATTTCGGCTAGCCGAAACACGCGTTGCGGGCTACTGGTCAGGCAATCCCATTTCCACCCGACCGCTGCTCGGTGGCACCATTGTTCGGTGACCACTGAGCTGAGCGAGCAGCACCGTATCGATCCCGCCGCGCCGTTGTGCGCCGCGGACATCGACGAGGCTGCCCAGCGAATTTCGGGTGTGGTCTCCCAGACCCCTCTGCAGTACAGCGACAGGTTGTCCGACATCACCGGTGCTCAGGTCTATCTGAAGCGTGAAGATCTGCAGGCCGTGCGGTCCTACAAGCTGCGCGGCGCCTACAACCTGCTGATGCAGCTCAGCGCCGAAGAGACCGCCGCCGGGGTGGTCTGCTCCTCGGCCGGCAACCACGCCCAGGGGTTCGCACTGGCGTGTCGTTCGATGGCGATCCGCGGCCGGGTCTATGTGCCGGCCAAGACGCCCAAGCAGAAGCGCAACCGGATCCGCTACCACGGTGGTGACTTCATCGACCTGATCGTCGGCGGCAAGACCTATGACATGGCGGCCCAGGCCGCCATCGATGACGTCGCGCGCACCGGCGCCACGCTGGTCCCGCCCTACGACGACCTGCGCACCATGGCCGGCCAGGGCACCATCGCCGTGGAGATCCTCGACCAACTCGGTGGCGAGCCCGACCTGGTGATCGTGCCCGTCGGGGGCGGCGGGTGTATCAGCGGCATGACGACCTACCTCGCCGAGCGCACCGCCGCGACCTCGGTTCTGGGCGCTGAACCCGCCGGGGCCGCCTCGGTGGTGGCCGCACTGGCCGGGGGCAGGCCGGTGACACTCGATCATGTCGATCAGTTCGTCGACGGGGCAGCCGTCGCACGAGTAGGTGCGCTGCCCTTTGCGGTTCTGTCTGCTGCCGGCGACATGGTGTCGATGACCACTGTCGATGAAGGCGCCGTCTGCACCGCGATGCTCGACCTGTACCAGAACGAGGGCATCATCGCCGAGCCGGCCGGTGCGCTGTCGGTGGCTGCATTGCTCGACGCCGACATCGAACCCGACTCGACTGTTGTCTGCCTGATCTCGGGCGGCAACAACGACGTCTCCCGCTACGGGGAGGTGCTCGAGCGGTCGCTGGTGCACCTGGGCCTCAAGCACTACTTCCTGGTCGACTTCCCTCAGGAGCCCGGGGCATTACGCCGTTTCCTCGACGATGTCCTCGGGCCCAATGACGACATCACCTTGTTCGAGTACGTCAAGCGCAACAACCGCGAGACGGGGGAGGCGCTCGTCGGTATCGAGCTGTCCTCGGCCTCGGACCTCGAGGGACTGTTGGAGCGCATGCAGACATCGGAATGTCACATCGAGCTACTCGAGCCGGGGTCGCCGACGTATCGCTATCTGACTTGACGCCAGCACATCAACGTGACGCCGCTCGGGAACACCTTGGGCGTCGAGGACGGAGTCAACCCCGGTAAGAAGCACCCCTGCGGGAACAGGCGCCGCCCGCGCCCCTGCACGAACGGATAGGTGAACAGCCGGTACTCGTCGACCAAGCCCGCGGCGATCAGGCTGTGACACAACGTGATACTGCCGGTACATACGATGTCGCGACCTGGCCGGTTCCTGAGTGCGGCCACGGCATCGAGAAGGTTTCCTTGCAGCACAATCGTGTTCGCCCAACCCGGCTTCTCCAGCGTTGCAGACACCACGTACTTGGCGACAGCGTTGAGGTACTCTGCCGTCCCCGTTGTATCGTCGTGCCGGCCTTTCCAGAAGCTGCGGAGATCTTCGAATGTCCGCCGCCCCACCAACAGGGCGTCGGCGGTGGCATCCTGACGCTGCATCTCGGCGGTCAGCTCGTCGTCGATGACCGCCGGATCGAACCATGGCGATGCGTCGGGCTCAGGCTCGAGCATCTCGATGGAACCGTCGATGGTCACGTTCTGGGTGATGATCAGTGAACGCATGTCGCTACTGAACCCTCGTCGAGCGAAGCACCGCGACCGAATGACCGCCCAGGCGAGTCGTTGTCGCTCCCACCCGCGGTTCGCCCCAGGCCAGCACCACCTCGCCGAACACCGGAACGTCGGCGGCGTCCTCTGCGAGGTTGCACGCGATGACGAACTGTCCCCGGTGCATGACGAACCAGCGCGCTGTTTCGTCGAAGTCGATGCGCAAGTGGTCCAGCCACGGGTCGGCCATGTCGGGTTCGGTGTGGCGCAGCCTGATCAGGTCCCGGTAGAACGCGTGCAACCGGGTATGGTCACCTTCGGTGACCTCGTCCCATTTCAGCTTCGAGCGTTCGAAGGTCTGCCGATCCTGGGGATCGGGAATCTCGTCGGCATCCCACCCGTGGTCGGCGAACTCGCGTTTGCGGCCTTCGGCGGTAGCCCGCGCCAAATCGGGCTCAGGATGGGAGCTGAAGAACTGAAACGGTGAGCTCGATGCCCATTCCTCACCCATGAACAGCATCGCTGTGTACGGCGATCCCAGGGCCAGGGCAGCCTTGATGGCGAGCTGTCCCGAGGTCAGGTTCTGCGAGGGTCGGTCGCCGATTGCCCGGTTGCCGACCTGGTCGTGGGTGAGGGTGTAGGCCAGCAGCCGCGTTGCCGGGATTGTCGCGGTGTCCAGGGGGCGTCCGTGGCGGCGCTTTCGGAACGACGAGTACGTGCCGGCGTGGAAGTACCCGTTGCGCAGTGTCTGCGCCAAAGTCTGCAGCGTGCCGAAATCGGCGTAGTAGCCCTGCCGTTCACCCGACACCGCGGTGTGGATGGCGTGGTGGATGTCGTCGTCCCACTGCGCGGTCATGCCCAGGCCGCCCTGGTCCCTCGGCGTGATCAGCCGTGGATCGTTCATGTCGCTCTCGGCGATCAACGACAGCGGTCGGCCGAGCTCGCCGGCCAGATCATCGGTCTCGGCCGAGAGTTCTTCGAGGATGTGGTGGGCAGTGGTGTCGACGAGTGCATGGACCGCGTCCAGGCGCAGGCCGTCGGCGTGGAACTCGCGCATCCAGCGCAGTGCGCAGTCGAGGATGTAACGCCGGACCTGGTCGGCACCCGCGTCGGCGATGTTGATCGACTCGCCCCAGGGGTTGGAGCCGGTCGACAGATAGGGCCCGAACTTGGGCAGGTAGTTGCCCGACGGCCCGAGATGGTTGAACACCGCGTCGATGAGCACACCCAAGCCGTGGGCGTGGCAGGCGTCGACGAACCGGATCAACCCGTCGGGGCCACCGTAGGGCTCGTGCACGGCATACCAAAGCACACCGTCGTAGCCCCACCCGTGGGTACCTCCGAACGCGTTGACCGGCATCACCTCGACGAAATCGACACCGAGGTCGACGAGATGGTCGAGCTTGTCGATCGCCGCGTCGAAGGTTCCGGCCGGGGTGAATGTCCCGATGTGAAGTTCGTAGATGACGGAGCCTTCGATCGAACGACCCTGCCAATCGTCATCGGTCCAGGCATCGGCGCGGGGCCGCCACAGCTGCGAGCGCTCGTGTACGCCGTCGGGTTGACGGGCCGAGCGAGGGTCGGGCAGGACCTTCGGGTCGTCGTCCAGGACGAAACCGTAGCGCGCGTCGGGGCGGGCGGCCACCACGGTGCGCCACCACCCGTCGTCACCGCGCTGCATCGGGTGCAGCACACCGTCGACGTCGAGGCGCACCTGCTCGGGAAGCGGCGCCCAGACCGTGAACTCGAGTCCGCCCGGGGACTGATGATCAGCCATCGGCGCGCGTCAGCAGAGCTACCGGCAACGCCGCGAACAGTTCGTCTGTGGAGATCCTTCCGCGGAACTCCCTGTCGGTGAGGCGGTCAGCCCAGGTGCCCACGGGCAGCGTCACGGCCGTGTCGCCCCAGCCGCTCTCGGCCAGGCGCACCGTCCAGCGACTGACCGCGACCAACACGTCGTCCCCGCGCTGGAACGCGACCACGTGCTCGGCGCTGGCGCCGTCGGCGATCACGGGGTGGTGGCCTCCCGTCAGGAAGCTGCCGGGGCGTTCCCGGCGCAACCGCAATGCGGTCTGCACCACCCGCAGCTTCGGGTGCGACATCTGCGCCAGCGAGTCCCGGCGGGCCAGGTAGCTCACCGGGCGCCGATTGTCCGGATCGACGAGGCTGTCTTCCCAGAATTCGGTGCCCTGGTATACGTCGGGGATACCGGGAGCGGTCAGGGAAATCAATTTCTGTCCCAAGGCATCTGACCGGGCATGCTGGTCGAGCCGAGCGACCAGGGCGGTCATCTCCGTCGCGGTCGGGCCGTCGATGACGGCGTCCAGCCAGCTGTGCACCGCCGACTCGAACTCCTCGTCGGGGTCGTTCCAGGTGGTGTGCAACGCCGCTTCGCGAATTGCCTTCTCGGTGTAAGAGTGCAGCCGAAGACGCAGCTCCTCGGTCACCGTTCCGCCAGCGGGCCACACGCCGAAGATGTTCTGCCACAGAAACAAACCGGTCTGGGCGTCGGGGGAAGGGTTGACCCGCTCCCACCCGTGCACCATCTCGGCCCATAGCGAAGGGACCTGTGACAGCACACCGATGCGGGCGCGGACATCCTCGCCGCGCTTGGTGTCGTGGGTGCTCAGCGTGGTCATCGCCTGTGGCCACAGAGCCGCACGCACGCCGGCCCGGCGATGGAACTCCGCGGCGCTGACGCCGAACTTGTCGGGTTCACCGCCGACCTCGTTGAGCGAGACCAGCCGGGGATCCCGGTAGAACAGACAGTCTTCCATCGACTTGGCCGTTGCCGCGCCGCACAGCTGCTGAAGCCGCACCTCGACCTCAGCGCTGTCGGCCAGCGCGGCGGCCAGCAGCGTCAGCGGCTCCGCGAGGCCGGGTTCGCTGGCTGCGGTCTCGGCCAGCGCGCCGGGCAGCACCGATGACAGGGCGGGATAGTCCGAGCGGTAGACGCCGACGTGACTCAACAGCGCTGCCACCGAGTCGGCCAGCTGCGGATGATCGCGGCCGGTCGTCGCCACGATGACACGGCACAATCGGGCGAGTTCGCTTGCCAGTGTCGCCGTGACCGCCTGCACCTTCAGCCGGCGGGCCGCCTCGGGCATGGCGGAGTAGTCGACACCGGACGATTCGACCAGCGCGGTCAGCGCTTCGGCGCCTGTCGGGTCGACGAACACTCCGCCGGCCTCACGCAATGCGTCATAACCGGTGGTGCCGTGCACCGGCAGGCAGGTGTCCAGACTCTCGTCGACGGCCAGGATCTTCTCGATGACCAGCCACGCGTCCGGGCCGATCGTCTCCCGCAACCAGCTCAGGTAGCCCACAGGGTCGGACAACCCATCCGGGTGGTCGACGCGGATACCGTCGACCAAGTTGTCGGCGAACCAGCGCCTGACTTCGGCGTGGGTGGCCTCGAAGACCGTGCGGTCCTCTTGGCGCAGGCCGGCCAGCGACGTGATCGAGAAGAATCGCCGGTATCCGCACACACCGTTGCGCCAGCCGACCAGCCGGTAGTGCTGACGATCGTGCACCTGCGCACCGGAGGCGTCGTCGTCGGCGGTACCCGGGGCGATCGGGTAGACCAGGTCGCCGAGCCGAAGCACGTCCCCGTCGACCACAAGAGCATCGACGTCGTCATCGGAGCCGAGCACCGGCAACACGATGCGGCCGTCAGGGTCCAGGTTCCAGTCGACGTCGAAGTACGACGCGTACTGCGATCCGCGCCCGTGCGTCAGCAGGTCCCACCACCACGGGTTCTGCTGCGGTGCGTCCACTCCGACGTGATTGGGCACGATGTCGACGATCAGGCCGAGGTTGCGGCTTCGCGCGGCCTCGGCCAGCTGTTGCAGACCCTCGGGTCCGCCGAGTTCGGCGGACACCGTGGTCGGATCGGTGACGTCGTAGCCGTGGGCCGAGCCCGCTGCGGCAGTGAGGATGGGGGATAGGTACAGGTGCGATACGCCCAGCTCGGCGAAGTAGTCGACCAGCTTCTCGGCGTCGGCGAAGGTAAACGCCTCACCGCTGGCAGCCCCGCGCATCTGCAACCGGTACGTCGACAGCACACCAGCCATGTCAGGCCGTCTTGCGCAGGACGAGCAGCGACCGTGGCTGCAGTGAGATCTGTTGTCCAGCAACTACTTCCAGGGTGGTCTCACCAGCCGGGTGGGCGGTGTCCAGCGCGCCGACCCACTGTCGGGCATAATCGCCGTCAGGCGTCACAAAGTGCTGAATCTCGTCAGAAGCGTTGAAACACAGCAAGAACGACTCATCGACGACGCGTTCTCCCCGCTCGTCGGGAGCCGGTATCGATTCGCCGTTGAGAAACACGGCAACGCACTCGTCGAGGCCGGAGCCCCAGTCCTCGAGTTCCATCTCCTTGCCTGAGCGTGTCAACCAGGCGATGTCACGAATTTGGTCCCCGCTGCGGATGGGTTTGCCCTCGAAGAACCGGCGGCGGCGAAACACTGGGTGGGTCTTGCGGAAGCGAACCACCTTGCGAGTGAACTCCAGCAGGTCGGCATTGGTCTCACATAGCGACCAGTCCATCCACGACAGCGGCGAGTCCTGACAGTAAACGTTGTTGTTACCCAATTGGGTGCGGCCGATCTCGTCGCCGTGCGAGATCATCGGTGTGCCTTGCGAGAACATCAGCGTGGCCATGATGTTGCGCATCTGCTGCCGCCGCAATGCGTTGATCTTGGGGTCCTCGGTCGGTCCTTCGACGCCGCAGTTCCACGACCGGTTGTGGCTCTCGCCGTCACGGTTGTCCTCGCCGTTGGCCTCGTTGTGCTTCTCGTTGTAGGACACCAGGTCATTGAGAGTGAAGCCGTCGTGGCAGGTGACGAAGTTGATGGAGGCGCTCGGACGTCGGCCGGTCGCCTCATACAAGTCCGACGACCCGGTCAATCGGGAAGCGAACTCGCCCAGTGTTGCGGGCTCGCCCCGCCAGTAATCACGCACAGTGTCGCGATACTTCCCGTTCCACTCGGTCCACAAACCTGGGAAGTTGCCGACCTGGTAGCCGCCCTCGCCGATGTCCCACGGCTCGGCGATCAGCTTGACCTGGCTGACCACCGGGTCCTGCTGGATGATGTCGAAGAACGCCGACAGCCGGTCGACGTCGTAGAACTCGCGGGCCAGCGTCGAGGCCAGGTCGAACCGGAACCCGTCGACGTGCATGTCGAGTACCCAGTAGCGCAGCGAATCCATGATGAGCTGCAGTGTGTGGGGATGGCGGGCGTTGAGGCTGTTGCCGGTGCCGGTGAAATCCTTGTAATAGCGGTGGTCCCCGTCGAGCAACCGGTAGTACGCGGCGTTGTCGATGCCCCGGAAATTGATTGTCGGACCGAGGTGATTACCTTCGGCGGTGTGGTTGTAGACCACGTCGAGGATCACCTCGATACCGGCCTCGTGAAAGGCGCGGACCATGGCCTTGAACTCCGCGACGACACCACCCGGGTTGGGCGCGGCGGCGTACTCGTTGTGGGGCGCGAAGAACCCGAACGTGTTGTATCCCCAATAGTTGCGCAGCCCCAGATCCAGCAGCCGGTGATCGTGCATGAACTGATGCACCGGCATCAACTCGATCGCGGTGACATGCAGCGACTTGAGGTGCTCGATGATCGCCGGGTGCGCCAGCCCCGCGTATGTGCCGCGCAGCTCGTCCGGGATGGCCGGGTGGGACTGCGTCATGCCCTTGACGTGGGCTTCGTAGATCACGG from Mycobacterium sp. SMC-4 includes:
- the treY gene encoding malto-oligosyltrehalose synthase, whose product is MAGVLSTYRLQMRGAASGEAFTFADAEKLVDYFAELGVSHLYLSPILTAAAGSAHGYDVTDPTTVSAELGGPEGLQQLAEAARSRNLGLIVDIVPNHVGVDAPQQNPWWWDLLTHGRGSQYASYFDVDWNLDPDGRIVLPVLGSDDDVDALVVDGDVLRLGDLVYPIAPGTADDDASGAQVHDRQHYRLVGWRNGVCGYRRFFSITSLAGLRQEDRTVFEATHAEVRRWFADNLVDGIRVDHPDGLSDPVGYLSWLRETIGPDAWLVIEKILAVDESLDTCLPVHGTTGYDALREAGGVFVDPTGAEALTALVESSGVDYSAMPEAARRLKVQAVTATLASELARLCRVIVATTGRDHPQLADSVAALLSHVGVYRSDYPALSSVLPGALAETAASEPGLAEPLTLLAAALADSAEVEVRLQQLCGAATAKSMEDCLFYRDPRLVSLNEVGGEPDKFGVSAAEFHRRAGVRAALWPQAMTTLSTHDTKRGEDVRARIGVLSQVPSLWAEMVHGWERVNPSPDAQTGLFLWQNIFGVWPAGGTVTEELRLRLHSYTEKAIREAALHTTWNDPDEEFESAVHSWLDAVIDGPTATEMTALVARLDQHARSDALGQKLISLTAPGIPDVYQGTEFWEDSLVDPDNRRPVSYLARRDSLAQMSHPKLRVVQTALRLRRERPGSFLTGGHHPVIADGASAEHVVAFQRGDDVLVAVSRWTVRLAESGWGDTAVTLPVGTWADRLTDREFRGRISTDELFAALPVALLTRADG
- the treZ gene encoding malto-oligosyltrehalose trehalohydrolase — translated: MADHQSPGGLEFTVWAPLPEQVRLDVDGVLHPMQRGDDGWWRTVVAARPDARYGFVLDDDPKVLPDPRSARQPDGVHERSQLWRPRADAWTDDDWQGRSIEGSVIYELHIGTFTPAGTFDAAIDKLDHLVDLGVDFVEVMPVNAFGGTHGWGYDGVLWYAVHEPYGGPDGLIRFVDACHAHGLGVLIDAVFNHLGPSGNYLPKFGPYLSTGSNPWGESINIADAGADQVRRYILDCALRWMREFHADGLRLDAVHALVDTTAHHILEELSAETDDLAGELGRPLSLIAESDMNDPRLITPRDQGGLGMTAQWDDDIHHAIHTAVSGERQGYYADFGTLQTLAQTLRNGYFHAGTYSSFRKRRHGRPLDTATIPATRLLAYTLTHDQVGNRAIGDRPSQNLTSGQLAIKAALALGSPYTAMLFMGEEWASSSPFQFFSSHPEPDLARATAEGRKREFADHGWDADEIPDPQDRQTFERSKLKWDEVTEGDHTRLHAFYRDLIRLRHTEPDMADPWLDHLRIDFDETARWFVMHRGQFVIACNLAEDAADVPVFGEVVLAWGEPRVGATTTRLGGHSVAVLRSTRVQ
- the glgX gene encoding glycogen debranching protein GlgX, whose protein sequence is MSSPEPASVPMVWPGSAYPLGATYDGAGTNFSLFSEIAERVELCLIGKDGGERRIELEEVDGYVWHCYLPTVTPGQRYGFRVYGPWDPATGHRCDPSKLLLDPYGKAFDGDFRFSQALYSYDLAADDLASGGVPPGVDSLGHTMVSVVINPFFQWGSDRAPRTPYHQTVIYEAHVKGMTQSHPAIPDELRGTYAGLAHPAIIEHLKSLHVTAIELMPVHQFMHDHRLLDLGLRNYWGYNTFGFFAPHNEYAAAPNPGGVVAEFKAMVRAFHEAGIEVILDVVYNHTAEGNHLGPTINFRGIDNAAYYRLLDGDHRYYKDFTGTGNSLNARHPHTLQLIMDSLRYWVLDMHVDGFRFDLASTLAREFYDVDRLSAFFDIIQQDPVVSQVKLIAEPWDIGEGGYQVGNFPGLWTEWNGKYRDTVRDYWRGEPATLGEFASRLTGSSDLYEATGRRPSASINFVTCHDGFTLNDLVSYNEKHNEANGEDNRDGESHNRSWNCGVEGPTEDPKINALRRQQMRNIMATLMFSQGTPMISHGDEIGRTQLGNNNVYCQDSPLSWMDWSLCETNADLLEFTRKVVRFRKTHPVFRRRRFFEGKPIRSGDQIRDIAWLTRSGKEMELEDWGSGLDECVAVFLNGESIPAPDERGERVVDESFLLCFNASDEIQHFVTPDGDYARQWVGALDTAHPAGETTLEVVAGQQISLQPRSLLVLRKTA
- the ilvA gene encoding threonine ammonia-lyase IlvA → MTTELSEQHRIDPAAPLCAADIDEAAQRISGVVSQTPLQYSDRLSDITGAQVYLKREDLQAVRSYKLRGAYNLLMQLSAEETAAGVVCSSAGNHAQGFALACRSMAIRGRVYVPAKTPKQKRNRIRYHGGDFIDLIVGGKTYDMAAQAAIDDVARTGATLVPPYDDLRTMAGQGTIAVEILDQLGGEPDLVIVPVGGGGCISGMTTYLAERTAATSVLGAEPAGAASVVAALAGGRPVTLDHVDQFVDGAAVARVGALPFAVLSAAGDMVSMTTVDEGAVCTAMLDLYQNEGIIAEPAGALSVAALLDADIEPDSTVVCLISGGNNDVSRYGEVLERSLVHLGLKHYFLVDFPQEPGALRRFLDDVLGPNDDITLFEYVKRNNRETGEALVGIELSSASDLEGLLERMQTSECHIELLEPGSPTYRYLT
- a CDS encoding dihydrofolate reductase family protein; protein product: MRSLIITQNVTIDGSIEMLEPEPDASPWFDPAVIDDELTAEMQRQDATADALLVGRRTFEDLRSFWKGRHDDTTGTAEYLNAVAKYVVSATLEKPGWANTIVLQGNLLDAVAALRNRPGRDIVCTGSITLCHSLIAAGLVDEYRLFTYPFVQGRGRRLFPQGCFLPGLTPSSTPKVFPSGVTLMCWRQVR